A region of the Plectropomus leopardus isolate mb unplaced genomic scaffold, YSFRI_Pleo_2.0 unplaced_scaffold22081, whole genome shotgun sequence genome:
GTGTCACTGATGTGTTTCTTCTGCTGTCACGTTTCTGCATCTATCTGTCATTCAGCTCCTTCTGCAGCAATGCATCATGGTCTATAAGATCCTCATATACATTAACattaaaggtgtgtgtgtgtgtgtgtgtgtgtgtgtgtgtgtgtgttttcagaggttGGAGCGTTGCGTTGGGATCGTCCAGTCGTTGACCAATGGgctgtcagagagagaggcCAACGACGCGCTCACCGCCAACGTAAGAAGTTCTCCCGCAACTACTGATACTAATACTGCAAGTACTGATACGAATACTGCAACTACTGTAACTAACACTGCAAGTACTGAAAGTACTGATACTAATACGGCAACTACTGATACTAATACTGCAAGTACTGATACTCATACTGCAAATACTGATACGAATACTGCAACTACTGTAACTAATACTGCAACTACTGagactactaatactactactgcaTGTAATACTGATACTGAAACTGCATTTGTATTGATACTGTAATACCACTACTGATACTGCAGACTCTGCAAGGATGAATCAGGGAGTGCTGATTTGGTGTCAGGTGTCTGCTGACAGCCAATAAGAAAACAGCATTTGATTAtggtaaaaatacaaaaaaatgtctcagaCGGATAGATCACGGGGGTCTTCCAGAAAACCCTGACTGACTCAGAGTCAGTGACCATGGTAACCGTGGTGCAATTACAGACAGGTGTACTAAATAGGCTCCATGGCCACCAGCAACACTGCAGGGAGTCAGTGATGTTTGTAGTCTGACTTCCTGTGTGCAGGTCTGTAaagggcagcagcagcatgaggaGGTGTGTCTGGGACTATTCACTCTGGTCCTCACAGAGCCGGCCCAGGCCCAGAGGGTGAGACACCGCCACCGCTTCATTATTACCCTCTGACATCACTGTGACAGGGCTgtgacatgtgtgtgtgtgtgtgtgtgtgtgcgcgtgcgtgcgacAGTGTTACAGAGACCTGACCCTGCTCAGCAGAGACGGGATGAACGTGGTCCTGGTGAAGATCAACCAGATCCTGATGGAGAAGTTCCTCAAGCTGCAGGATGTCCCCAGAACACAGGTAAACACACTCATAAACCTAACCTAAAACAAACTAACCTAACCCTAACtctcattaaaataatacattccCCAGCCCCTTACCCTAACCCCAACCTGAACCCTAAAACCAACTGTCAATCCTCAAACAGTCCTTTGAAGAAGTGAGGACTGGTctaaatgtcttcattttccaaaaatgtcctcactctgtggctaaaatacattttttggtcCTCATTATGTCACAAGTAcaagaagacacacacacatacatttttctcaCCACGTGCAG
Encoded here:
- the LOC121965875 gene encoding integrator complex subunit 3-like gives rise to the protein RLERCVGIVQSLTNGLSEREANDALTANVCKGQQQHEEVCLGLFTLVLTEPAQAQRCYRDLTLLSRDGMNVVLVKINQILMEKFLKLQDVPRTQLVWLVRELVKSGVMGADGVVMTLLKQIAGGDVSTKNLWLAESVLDILLDQKYISLCTLLTTFVKTQI